The sequence CCATTTGATAACCTTAAAAGAGTAACATGGAGAATATATACTATGTCACCAGGAAAGACGTTTCCTACATTTGACCCTCGAACAGGAGAAGCTATTACTACTGTTGCAGAGGCTGACACTGAAGATGTTAACCGTGCAGTCTCTGCTGCCCGTAATGCATTTGATGAAGGACCATGGCCTAAAATGACTGCTTATGTAAGCATACGTACAGTAATCAAGCCTTCTTGTTTTTCCATATCCTCTCCCTTCGTCCAATCATCAGAagtgaattcaaaatttaaacttgaTATGTTCAAACATTAAGGTTCTCATTTTAGtaactttcatatatatatatctgtccTGTATCATGTGGTCCACTCCCCTCGGCCGACAGTTGCTGCTCGTTTATATGCCTTGTCTTACATAAGCATGTATTGTAATGTGCTTAAGTTACCATTTTTCTCCAGGAAAGATCATGTATAATGTTGCGTTTTGCTGGTTTGCTTGAGAAGCACAGTGATGAACTTGCAGCACTTGAGACTTGGGATAACGGGAAGCCTTATGAACAAGCTGCAAATGAAGAAATACCGCTGCTCATACGTCTTTTCAGATACTATGCTggttaagaaaattttaaaagtgTCATGTTTCCTGTCGACAGTTTAATAACCACTTTTTGTATATCCAGTGAAGTTCTAATGTTTGCTGAATCGCACAAATGATTTTCTAAGTTTTTGTTTTTCTGATTACATTCTTGTTTTCAGGTTGGGCTGATAAAATTCATGGCCTTACGGCTCCTGCTGATACTTTGCACCATGTTCAGACCTTGCATGAGCCAATTGGTGTTGCAGGACAGATAATACCCTGGAATTTTCCGCTATTAATGTTTGCTTGGAAAGTTGGCCCTGCACTTGCTTGTGGGAACACTGTTGTACTAAAACCTGCAGAACAGACACCACTCTCTGCCCTGTATGTGTCAAAGTTATTCCACGAGGTGTGTATCGGAGGGTAACTGTACTTTTTGTCTGCATCAGCCATGACTTCACAGCATTGTCCTCAGTTGTACTTGTCATTTAGTTCTTTCGAATCAGTTGTTCACAATTCAGTATTTTCAAACATAGGAGTGGAAACTTTCTCACCGTTAGTGGCTAGTACAGCTCGACTTGAAGATTGCTCCATCTATAAAAGATTATAGCCTGTTTATTTGTGCTTTATTCCGTCTGACAGGTTGGACTTCCCCCTGGAGTCCTGAATGTCATTCCTGGCTCCGGTAAAGCAGGTGCAGATCTTGCCAGTCATATGGATGTCGATAAGGTATTTTCTGAGTTTCAGCTTTAGTTCCTGATATTAAGAAAGGACCTTATGACCCTATAACATACTAGCACTTGTTTTTGTATAGATTTAAACAGTTTGGCCCTCGACATTACTTCTTATATATGTTTCCCTGCATATTATGTTGtttctttttgaactttttcctGTGATGCCTAAATGCAATGTATCTCTACGCCACTCATTTCGGTGCCTACAGCTTGCTTTTACAGGGTCCACAGAAACTGGTAAAGCTGTACTAGGTGCAGCTGCAAAGAGCAACCTGAAGCCAGTGACATTGGAGCTTGGAGGAAAATCTCCTTTCATCATTTGTGAAGATGCAGACGTTGATAAAGCTGTTGAGTTGGCTCATTCTGCGGTTTTCTATAATCAGGTAGCTTAGCTGTCCACCCTCGAAAAATTGCATACTCTGGTGTTTGGTCCAGAATGGAATAATTTTCAAGTATCTGCAGGGACAATGCTGCTGTGCTGGATCTCGGACATTTGTACATGAAAGGGTGTATGATGAATTCGTGGAGAAATCCAAGGCCCGTGCTTTAAAACGTGTAGTTGGAGACCCTTTCAAGAAGGGAGTTGAACAAGGTCCTCAGGTACTATTTTTCGCGTATCTCTGTCCCCTCTGTCATggataagaaagaaaaagagtaagTTCTTTTCCTTCTTAAGGACAAGAGAGAATAATATAGCTTTACCAATTTAGACAGCCAACTTTTCAGGCAATGGTACCTTTATTGTTTATACATAAACTTAAATCATAAATTCTAGCAAAGTAAAATAGTAATTGCAGACTTCTATTTACATTTCTGGACTAGTTGTAACATGATTTTTTTGTATATCAACAGATTGATACCGAGCAATTTGAGAAGATCCTTAAGTATATAAAGTCTGGTGCTGAAAGCGGGGCTACTCTCGAGTCTGGAGGGGAAAAATTGGGTTCCAAGGGATTCTATGTCCAACCTACTGTCTTCTCAAATGTCCAGGTACAACTGCCATTGTCTATAGAATATATCCATACATAAGGTGAAAAAAAGACTAGCATGGTAGTGAGACATCTAATGGTTAGCATGGTAGTGAGACATCTAATGGTTTTGttcaaaattattttccaacTATTTAGGATAACATGTTGATTGCCAAAGATGAGATATTTGGACCAGTCCAGTCCCTCTTGAAATTCAAGTGAGACTACATTTCATTTTTTGCGTTTTCTAGATGTTCTTGTATCTCGTTTCTTAATTTCTGAACTTGACCTTGTAACAAACAGGGATGTTGAAGAGGTCATTCGAAGGGCAAACTCATCACATTATGGATTGGCTGCCGGTGTTTTTACCCAGAACTTAGATGCTGCCAACACAATATCTCGAGCCTTTAGAGTAGGGACAGTGTGGGTCAACTGCTTTAACATCTTTGATGCTGCCATTCCTTTTGGTGGTTATAAGATGAGCGGACATGGAAGAGAAAAGGGAGTCTACAGCCTTAGTAACTACTTGCAAGTCAAAGCTATTGTTACCCCTCTGAAGAATCCAGCATGGCTGTAGTTCCTTCACCTTGTTTTATGATACTTCTGAGATACCATGCAACACGACAATCCTGTTTTTTTGAGGTCACTTGCATACTTCATAGATAAGACCAAAACACTCttgtttttgtgttgttgtttgttagtAACATTCTTTTTATCTGATACAATATGTAATCTTGTTTGTGTGAGATCTTTCTGGTATTTCTGTAGCTCTAATGCAAAAGAGGGTCttgtttttgagttttgttgGAATGTAATGAATTAGTATATAGATTTTAATGTTACAAATCTATATTACTACGGTATATATCTTGTTCAATGAACTGTCTAGGATGAGACAGATTAGGTAACATTTTCGACTATTGTTCTACATTGTTCCTAGAGTATGAAAACCACACACTGGTGTAGAGTGAGGTGTTGATGTTTTTTCCCTTCTTGTTATAGCCAAGGCCTTCTCCAGTTTGTCAACAACTTTCTCACTGGAGGGTCTTTGTTGCTTTGGTGCAATGCAAGAAATAGCTAGCTCCAGCGTAAGCTGGAAAGCGTTTGATGAGTAATCTCCATGAAGTTTTGGATCAACAAATTCCATAGCCCTTCTTTCCCTCATCAGTGATTTCGCCTGAAATGACTGGTATTTATTAACAATTGTATAATTTTTACGAGTAATGATGATAGATTCGTGAAAAGGGATAATTGTTTACAATTTTGTCCAACCGCGTTGGTTGGTCCATGTCCATATTGATAACTTTCCTTCCGGAGATGATCTGCAGAAGTACTATTCCGAAACTATAGACATCACCTGCTGAATTTACATGGTGGTTAGTTTCATATTCAGGGCCGACATAGCCATAGGTGGCTCTCACTTCTGAGATCATGTAGGATTCATCAATGTCTAGCACCTTGGACAATCCGAAATCAGA comes from Capsicum annuum cultivar UCD-10X-F1 chromosome 2, UCD10Xv1.1, whole genome shotgun sequence and encodes:
- the LOC107860628 gene encoding benzaldehyde dehydrogenase, mitochondrial isoform X2, whose protein sequence is MAIATRRFLSLCPCPSSSLLSSSRYSKYWKNGMRRFCSSAAVHEEPITPPVEVKYNQLLINGQFVDAASGKTFPTFDPRTGEAITTVAEADTEDVNRAVSAARNAFDEGPWPKMTAYERSCIMLRFAGLLEKHSDELAALETWDNGKPYEQAANEEIPLLIRLFRYYAGWADKIHGLTAPADTLHHVQTLHEPIGVAGQIIPWNFPLLMFAWKVGPALACGNTVVLKPAEQTPLSALYVSKLFHEVGLPPGVLNVIPGSGKAGADLASHMDVDKLAFTGSTETGKAVLGAAAKSNLKPVTLELGGKSPFIICEDADVDKAVELAHSAVFYNQGQCCCAGSRTFVHERVYDEFVEKSKARALKRVVGDPFKKGVEQGPQIDTEQFEKILKYIKSGAESGATLESGGEKLGSKGFYVQPTVFSNVQGC
- the LOC107860628 gene encoding benzaldehyde dehydrogenase, mitochondrial isoform X1, whose protein sequence is MAIATRRFLSLCPCPSSSLLSSSRYSKYWKNGMRRFCSSAAVHEEPITPPVEVKYNQLLINGQFVDAASGKTFPTFDPRTGEAITTVAEADTEDVNRAVSAARNAFDEGPWPKMTAYERSCIMLRFAGLLEKHSDELAALETWDNGKPYEQAANEEIPLLIRLFRYYAGWADKIHGLTAPADTLHHVQTLHEPIGVAGQIIPWNFPLLMFAWKVGPALACGNTVVLKPAEQTPLSALYVSKLFHEVGLPPGVLNVIPGSGKAGADLASHMDVDKLAFTGSTETGKAVLGAAAKSNLKPVTLELGGKSPFIICEDADVDKAVELAHSAVFYNQGQCCCAGSRTFVHERVYDEFVEKSKARALKRVVGDPFKKGVEQGPQIDTEQFEKILKYIKSGAESGATLESGGEKLGSKGFYVQPTVFSNVQDNMLIAKDEIFGPVQSLLKFKDVEEVIRRANSSHYGLAAGVFTQNLDAANTISRAFRVGTVWVNCFNIFDAAIPFGGYKMSGHGREKGVYSLSNYLQVKAIVTPLKNPAWL